The Fibrobacter sp. UWB5 genome contains a region encoding:
- a CDS encoding ComF family protein, protein MRWIENVERFVFGAECLGCGSPSGTLDPWLCPECVKELERESTIDVTPGPDTYSLYPMRPLTRRLVHALKYRGISGMATYLVKHSASVRCGLVREEMSLFPKPLYFVPVPLHRARYRERGYNQAEKISVALSLALGGKVCRWLKRKTFVVSQTKLSKEERERNVAFAFGCVLKKPPSSGTVIIVDDVFTTGATTSACLAAFGRDFPLPVKVCTLLYDEPASAVADFVADNRMEWDVK, encoded by the coding sequence ATGCGCTGGATAGAAAATGTGGAACGTTTTGTTTTTGGGGCCGAGTGCTTGGGGTGCGGAAGCCCTTCGGGAACCTTGGACCCATGGCTTTGCCCGGAGTGTGTCAAGGAACTGGAACGTGAATCGACCATAGACGTGACTCCCGGGCCGGATACCTATAGTTTGTACCCCATGCGACCTTTGACGCGGCGTCTGGTGCATGCGCTCAAGTATAGGGGAATTTCCGGAATGGCAACGTATTTGGTCAAGCATTCGGCGTCGGTTCGGTGTGGGCTGGTGCGCGAGGAAATGTCCCTGTTTCCGAAGCCGCTTTACTTTGTTCCTGTACCGCTCCACAGGGCCAGGTATAGGGAACGTGGCTACAACCAGGCCGAAAAGATTTCGGTGGCGCTTTCGCTTGCCCTGGGCGGTAAAGTTTGCCGATGGTTGAAGCGAAAGACATTTGTGGTTTCGCAGACGAAACTTTCCAAGGAAGAACGAGAGCGCAATGTGGCGTTTGCGTTCGGCTGCGTGTTGAAAAAGCCTCCTTCATCGGGGACGGTTATCATTGTAGACGATGTCTTTACGACGGGGGCGACCACTTCGGCATGCCTAGCTGCTTTCGGGCGGGATTTCCCGCTCCCGGTCAAGGTGTGCACATTGCTTTACGACGAGCCTGCCTCGGCTGTTGCCGATTTTGTCGCCGACAACCGGATGGAGTGGGACGTTAAATAG
- a CDS encoding MotA/TolQ/ExbB proton channel family protein, protein MSKMLQSFSPESDGYQFMWIILVVFMIGLGFSVERFLYIMVKSAKGRKDFLAKFGTHISAQRYDEALSYANATKLPIARVMAAIVAARNGGRETMSAACDAVFLTEAPRLTRYISIIQVMASISTLLGLMGTIYGLIYTFDAVANKPAAERAKALSDGIAIAMGTTLLGLLSAVPLLVIVGLLNMNSERLIQEMEEKGLKIINSLA, encoded by the coding sequence ATGTCTAAAATGCTTCAATCCTTCAGCCCGGAATCTGATGGTTACCAGTTCATGTGGATCATCCTCGTGGTGTTCATGATTGGCCTCGGCTTCTCTGTTGAACGCTTCCTTTACATCATGGTGAAGAGCGCTAAGGGCCGTAAGGATTTCTTGGCCAAGTTCGGCACTCACATCTCTGCTCAGCGCTATGATGAAGCTCTCAGCTATGCCAACGCAACCAAGCTCCCGATCGCTCGCGTGATGGCTGCAATCGTTGCTGCCCGTAACGGTGGTCGCGAAACCATGTCCGCTGCTTGCGACGCAGTGTTCCTGACCGAAGCTCCTCGTCTTACTCGTTATATCAGCATCATTCAGGTTATGGCTTCCATCTCCACGTTGCTTGGACTTATGGGCACCATTTACGGTCTGATCTACACCTTCGATGCCGTGGCTAACAAGCCGGCTGCTGAACGTGCCAAGGCCCTTTCCGATGGTATTGCTATCGCTATGGGTACTACGCTCCTCGGCCTTCTCTCCGCTGTGCCTCTTCTGGTCATCGTCGGCCTCCTCAACATGAACTCCGAACGCCTCATCCAGGAAATGGAAGAAAAGGGCCTCAAGATTATCAACTCCCTCGCTTAA
- the rodA gene encoding rod shape-determining protein RodA produces the protein MKPNRLLSRSLRFDWMFIALTLALMSVGVALVYSATIAEDASVVELFWFKQIIYFVFGSVFAVALIFVRIDWLKRAAIPLYVLALVLLVVVLFFAGDVVKGAGRWIDLGVFKLQPSEFAKIAYLLIISYWLSKHPVSLYKLKSFIVPFFLFIVPFALVLKQPDLSTALVFIAVTMVGFFFAGLTLTDMFLIVSPVLSVFFSHSQALLFEILWGLLICVVVFALFRRRLPKVLTALILMANIFAGYASSMAWNMLEPHQQKRVNTFLDPMSDPLGDGYQVLQSLTAIGSGGLAGKGFGNGSQTNLAFLPEEHTDFIFSVLGEQFGFLGCAFVLTLYALFLWRATSICRLSSDPFVTLMVMGASTIFLFHIMVNIAMTVGLMPVTGLPLPFLSYGGSFALTCMVLVGFLLCLHFQARRR, from the coding sequence ATGAAACCAAATCGACTCCTTAGCCGTTCGCTTCGCTTTGACTGGATGTTCATCGCGCTTACGCTTGCCTTGATGAGCGTGGGTGTCGCCCTTGTGTATTCGGCAACGATTGCTGAAGATGCATCTGTGGTGGAATTGTTCTGGTTCAAGCAGATTATTTACTTTGTTTTCGGTAGCGTCTTTGCCGTGGCATTGATTTTTGTGCGTATTGACTGGTTGAAACGTGCTGCAATCCCGTTGTATGTGCTTGCGCTAGTGTTGCTTGTTGTGGTGCTGTTCTTTGCCGGCGATGTGGTGAAAGGGGCCGGTCGTTGGATCGACTTGGGTGTTTTCAAGTTGCAGCCTTCGGAATTTGCAAAGATTGCCTACTTGCTCATCATTTCGTATTGGCTCTCGAAACATCCGGTCAGCTTGTATAAACTGAAATCTTTCATCGTTCCGTTCTTCTTGTTCATTGTGCCTTTTGCCTTGGTGCTTAAGCAGCCTGACTTGAGTACGGCTCTCGTGTTTATCGCCGTGACCATGGTGGGATTCTTTTTTGCGGGTCTTACCCTGACTGACATGTTCCTGATCGTGAGCCCGGTGCTTTCGGTGTTTTTCTCCCATTCGCAGGCACTTTTGTTTGAAATCCTTTGGGGCCTTTTGATTTGCGTGGTGGTGTTTGCGCTGTTCCGCAGGAGACTCCCGAAGGTGTTGACGGCCTTGATCCTGATGGCGAACATTTTTGCGGGCTATGCAAGTTCCATGGCGTGGAATATGCTTGAACCGCACCAGCAAAAGCGCGTGAATACCTTCCTGGACCCGATGAGCGATCCCTTGGGCGATGGTTACCAGGTGCTGCAGTCCTTGACGGCTATTGGTTCGGGTGGCCTTGCCGGAAAAGGCTTTGGAAACGGTTCGCAGACAAACCTTGCCTTTTTGCCCGAAGAACATACGGACTTTATCTTTAGCGTGCTCGGCGAACAGTTCGGCTTTTTGGGTTGTGCCTTTGTGCTGACTCTTTATGCCTTGTTCTTGTGGCGCGCCACATCGATTTGCAGGCTGTCTTCTGACCCGTTCGTGACGCTCATGGTCATGGGGGCTTCGACGATTTTCTTGTTCCACATTATGGTGAACATCGCGATGACGGTTGGCCTTATGCCGGTAACGGGTTTGCCTTTGCCGTTCCTGTCTTATGGCGGTTCGTTCGCGCTGACTTGCATGGTGCTGGTCGGATTCTTGCTTTGCCTGCATTTCCAGGCTCGTCGCCGCTAG
- a CDS encoding biopolymer transporter ExbD has translation MARRTRKFSEDVPFSLTSMMDMMTIILVFMIKNLDAEGQLLTQAENLILPVSTSKVQPKEVALTVVVDNNYVVVDNAKIVPTEDVLKQEDLLVTKVDSVLKERRATEQEHALKMGLPADEAGNIIVQIDKNIPYDAMYKVMATCGFSGYTHIAFAVMQKNGGEE, from the coding sequence ATGGCTAGAAGAACTCGTAAATTTAGCGAAGACGTACCTTTCTCTTTGACGTCCATGATGGACATGATGACCATTATTCTGGTGTTCATGATCAAGAACTTGGACGCTGAAGGTCAGCTTTTGACCCAGGCCGAAAACCTCATCCTTCCGGTGTCTACCTCCAAGGTGCAGCCGAAGGAAGTGGCTCTGACGGTCGTGGTCGATAACAACTACGTTGTGGTCGATAACGCAAAGATCGTTCCTACCGAAGACGTCTTGAAGCAAGAAGATCTTCTTGTGACCAAGGTGGACTCCGTTCTTAAGGAACGCCGCGCAACGGAACAGGAACACGCCCTCAAGATGGGTCTTCCTGCTGACGAAGCCGGTAACATCATTGTGCAGATCGACAAGAACATCCCTTACGATGCAATGTATAAGGTCATGGCCACTTGTGGCTTCTCTGGCTACACGCACATTGCATTCGCCGTTATGCAGAAGAACGGAGGGGAGGAATAA
- the mreD gene encoding rod shape-determining protein MreD — MNNLGWLKSLFLFVIVFALQMTVADWLSFFDVAPDFVMIFIVAMAIRRGPTAGCFWGFVAGFTQDVYAPVEWLGANTIAMTVVGYAVGQLEERFLSLNLPAKVGVLGLGFFVSDMIYFAITGLSKDVVTNLFLTKSLPECIYTMLIGGIFFYLDLGSKKKKHA, encoded by the coding sequence ATGAATAACTTGGGGTGGCTGAAATCGCTTTTTTTGTTTGTAATCGTATTTGCTTTGCAAATGACGGTTGCTGATTGGCTCAGTTTCTTTGACGTGGCGCCCGATTTCGTAATGATTTTCATTGTGGCGATGGCCATTAGAAGGGGGCCTACGGCTGGATGTTTTTGGGGCTTTGTTGCCGGCTTTACGCAAGATGTGTATGCGCCTGTGGAATGGCTCGGGGCAAATACGATTGCCATGACTGTGGTAGGCTATGCGGTGGGGCAGCTTGAAGAACGATTCCTTTCGCTCAATTTGCCTGCCAAAGTCGGCGTGCTTGGCCTTGGCTTTTTTGTGAGCGACATGATTTACTTTGCGATCACGGGCCTTTCTAAAGACGTTGTCACGAATTTATTCCTTACGAAATCGCTGCCCGAATGCATTTACACGATGCTGATTGGCGGCATATTCTTCTACCTGGATTTGGGCAGCAAAAAGAAGAAGCATGCTTAA
- the mrdA gene encoding penicillin-binding protein 2 has product MLKGMSENETLQNRNWNVLVYMTGVVVMFFVLILRLFSLQFTHYDENLQRSENNRLRKVVLVAERGYIYDRNGEVLVRNRPSYQIALTAITMPRKKTERDSLFMRLLGIKDASGERLFDSLSLDTAFQRSRWIKNRPIRLLEDATAEQVAIIEERSEDLPGIITVIESRREYPYGTLASHALGYTSEISEEQLKLPEYEGYTQGDRIGQKGLEQFYDKEFRGVNGMKLVEVNASGREVGSLDGVEGTEPVPGLRLVSTIDLRLQKVAEEAIPDSAKGALVAIDPRNGEILAMVSSPRLDPNIFSLKKRERNKGWAHVALDSMRPLTNRAISGTYPPASVFKLVTAGAGLESGILTENKYYSKPCTGGYQYGARYQKCWGTHGSLNVVNAIRLSCDVFFYQAGLDIDMARINEFGRRFGLGEKPLGIDIPGEKGGWLPDSASFNQKNKRLGWRWARGLILNLSIGQGQIVTPLQQATLIGSLATGRGVYRPHFMKELRDIDGNVVRRYEPEIVRPGNMKPYTHRILLAAMDSVVNHPGGTGKRGAIPGIRVGAKTGSGEWKKGEKTHAWYAAVAPLYDPEIAVAVIMEAAGGGGAVSGPIAKKVMEAYFENKEKEAGKNETKSTP; this is encoded by the coding sequence ATGCTTAAGGGAATGTCCGAAAACGAGACCCTGCAAAACAGGAACTGGAATGTACTTGTTTACATGACAGGTGTCGTGGTCATGTTCTTCGTTCTTATTTTGCGATTGTTTTCGCTGCAGTTCACCCATTACGACGAAAACCTGCAACGTTCCGAAAATAACCGCCTGCGCAAAGTGGTCCTGGTTGCCGAACGCGGATACATTTATGATCGCAACGGCGAAGTGCTGGTGCGTAACCGCCCCTCTTACCAGATTGCCTTGACGGCAATCACCATGCCCCGCAAGAAAACGGAACGCGATTCCTTGTTCATGAGGTTGCTCGGCATCAAGGATGCTTCGGGCGAGCGTCTGTTCGATTCCCTTTCGCTGGATACGGCGTTCCAGCGTTCCCGCTGGATCAAGAACAGGCCGATTCGCTTGCTTGAAGATGCGACTGCCGAACAGGTCGCCATTATCGAAGAACGTTCCGAAGACTTGCCCGGTATCATCACGGTGATTGAATCGCGTCGCGAATATCCTTACGGTACGCTGGCCTCGCATGCGCTGGGTTACACCAGCGAAATTTCGGAAGAGCAGCTCAAGTTGCCGGAATACGAAGGCTATACGCAAGGCGACCGAATCGGGCAAAAGGGACTGGAACAGTTTTACGACAAGGAGTTCCGTGGCGTTAACGGCATGAAGCTTGTGGAAGTGAATGCCTCTGGCCGCGAAGTGGGCTCGCTTGACGGTGTCGAGGGCACGGAACCCGTGCCGGGACTTCGCCTGGTGTCGACGATTGATTTGCGCCTGCAGAAGGTGGCCGAAGAGGCGATTCCCGATTCGGCGAAGGGCGCGCTTGTGGCGATCGACCCGCGCAACGGTGAAATTTTGGCGATGGTTTCTTCGCCGCGACTGGACCCGAATATTTTCTCGCTGAAAAAGCGCGAGCGTAACAAGGGCTGGGCGCATGTGGCGCTCGATTCCATGAGACCGCTTACGAACCGTGCGATTTCGGGTACGTATCCGCCGGCATCTGTTTTTAAACTGGTGACGGCGGGCGCTGGCCTTGAAAGCGGAATTTTGACCGAGAACAAGTATTATTCCAAGCCCTGTACGGGTGGCTACCAGTACGGGGCGCGCTACCAGAAATGCTGGGGCACGCATGGCAGCTTGAATGTGGTGAATGCGATTCGCCTGAGCTGTGACGTGTTCTTTTACCAGGCCGGTCTCGATATCGACATGGCCCGCATTAATGAATTCGGCCGTCGTTTTGGCTTGGGCGAAAAACCGCTTGGAATCGACATTCCTGGTGAAAAGGGCGGCTGGCTCCCGGATTCGGCATCGTTTAACCAGAAGAACAAGCGCTTGGGCTGGCGCTGGGCTCGCGGCTTGATTTTGAACCTTTCGATTGGCCAGGGACAGATTGTAACGCCTTTGCAGCAGGCAACCCTGATTGGATCGCTTGCGACAGGGCGCGGCGTTTACAGACCGCACTTTATGAAAGAGCTCCGCGATATTGACGGGAACGTCGTTCGTCGTTACGAGCCCGAAATCGTGCGCCCGGGCAACATGAAACCGTATACACACCGTATTTTGCTTGCCGCCATGGATTCCGTGGTCAACCATCCGGGTGGAACGGGTAAGCGTGGTGCAATTCCTGGAATTCGCGTGGGCGCAAAGACCGGTTCCGGTGAATGGAAGAAGGGCGAAAAGACGCACGCTTGGTATGCCGCGGTGGCGCCGCTTTATGACCCGGAAATTGCCGTGGCCGTGATTATGGAAGCGGCCGGTGGCGGTGGCGCTGTTTCTGGCCCGATTGCCAAAAAGGTGATGGAAGCCTATTTTGAAAACAAGGAAAAGGAGGCGGGAAAGAATGAAACCAAATCGACTCCTTAG
- a CDS encoding AgmX/PglI C-terminal domain-containing protein, with amino-acid sequence MAKKNTPEMDPLVASLMPESDKKMGAIAGISLVVALAICLWASMYEQVVDEVVFDDSAAADLTASMTIDEKKEEKKEEKKKEEPKKPRKKAGGGGKPRGKGQPNAPQTRGVLKLLTAQTKNASAGAYDLMKNQKFSKDIDKVLKDVAGLQTTGKTVLGGRRGKADGGFNEGYAEGGSGGIGDGLAGLLGGGGGGIATKAKGSIRTPSERDIDMGAGGGSRSAADIMKVVRQRTPGLRHIYNKFLKKKPGFQGKVTLKFTIAPGGEIISISIASSTTGYGEFDGEVKTAVSRWKFSKVKSGNTTVTIPFTFSE; translated from the coding sequence ATGGCTAAAAAGAATACTCCCGAAATGGATCCGTTAGTAGCGTCCCTGATGCCGGAATCCGACAAGAAGATGGGTGCTATTGCCGGTATCTCTTTAGTCGTAGCTTTGGCTATCTGCCTTTGGGCTTCCATGTACGAACAGGTGGTGGACGAAGTCGTGTTCGACGACTCTGCCGCTGCTGATCTTACTGCTTCTATGACCATCGATGAAAAGAAGGAAGAGAAGAAGGAAGAGAAGAAGAAGGAAGAACCCAAGAAGCCTCGTAAGAAGGCTGGTGGTGGTGGCAAGCCGCGTGGTAAGGGTCAGCCCAACGCTCCCCAGACTCGTGGTGTGCTTAAGCTCTTGACTGCTCAGACCAAGAATGCCTCTGCAGGCGCCTATGACCTCATGAAGAACCAGAAGTTCTCCAAGGACATCGACAAGGTGCTGAAGGACGTGGCTGGCCTCCAGACGACGGGTAAGACCGTTCTCGGTGGTCGTCGCGGTAAGGCTGATGGTGGCTTTAACGAAGGTTATGCCGAAGGTGGTTCCGGTGGTATCGGTGACGGCCTGGCAGGTCTTCTCGGCGGCGGTGGCGGTGGTATCGCTACCAAGGCTAAGGGCTCCATCAGGACTCCGTCTGAACGCGATATCGACATGGGTGCCGGTGGTGGATCTCGTTCCGCTGCAGACATCATGAAGGTTGTGCGTCAGCGTACTCCGGGTCTGCGCCACATCTACAACAAGTTCCTGAAGAAGAAACCGGGCTTCCAGGGTAAGGTTACCTTGAAGTTCACGATCGCTCCGGGTGGCGAAATCATCAGCATCTCCATTGCTTCTTCTACGACCGGTTACGGCGAATTTGACGGCGAAGTCAAGACCGCTGTGAGCCGCTGGAAGTTCAGCAAGGTGAAGTCTGGTAACACCACTGTTACGATCCCGTTCACCTTCTCCGAATAA
- a CDS encoding biopolymer transporter ExbD, producing MARQLKKPAKPEEPDLLPAMGLFTILIPMLLSMTAFSKLAIVEINMPERSMMNMDNETPPEPDQQALNLSLAITSEYLVIGARGGFQPNVYFKEMWTFRCKSDAQLITYAPEDVKSAVESGHGPKCKDGSEMDKEKYLYEIESIELWAINKESEEDPGRVIWAVYSSQSENVPDSAYVDGNNAFLAAPGEGAMGLTPPPMLKKPSAGAVLATLTPNSARTLKPDVAAKNIIYPLSAYDLIAKDLIQIHTQFIDLEDVDNIIIVANDDTQFDKIIQLMDRAKEAGFSKINLAKLGG from the coding sequence ATGGCAAGACAACTTAAGAAACCAGCCAAGCCTGAAGAACCGGACCTGTTGCCGGCGATGGGCTTGTTCACAATCCTGATTCCTATGCTGTTGTCTATGACCGCCTTCTCTAAGCTCGCTATCGTCGAAATCAACATGCCGGAACGCAGCATGATGAATATGGATAACGAGACTCCTCCGGAACCGGACCAGCAGGCTCTTAACCTCTCGCTCGCTATTACCAGTGAATATCTGGTGATCGGTGCCCGCGGTGGTTTCCAGCCGAACGTTTACTTCAAGGAAATGTGGACGTTCCGTTGCAAGTCCGATGCGCAGCTCATTACGTATGCGCCCGAAGATGTGAAGTCGGCCGTGGAAAGCGGTCATGGTCCCAAGTGCAAAGACGGATCCGAAATGGATAAAGAAAAGTATCTTTATGAAATCGAATCCATCGAACTCTGGGCCATCAACAAGGAATCCGAAGAAGACCCGGGCCGCGTGATTTGGGCCGTGTATTCTTCTCAGTCCGAAAATGTGCCTGACAGCGCATACGTGGACGGTAACAACGCATTCCTCGCTGCTCCTGGCGAAGGCGCTATGGGTCTGACCCCGCCGCCGATGCTCAAGAAGCCGAGCGCAGGCGCTGTGCTTGCAACCCTCACTCCGAACTCGGCTCGTACGCTGAAACCGGATGTGGCTGCAAAGAACATCATCTACCCGCTGTCTGCTTACGACTTGATTGCTAAGGACCTGATTCAGATCCATACGCAGTTCATTGACCTCGAAGACGTCGATAACATCATTATCGTTGCTAACGACGACACCCAGTTCGATAAGATCATTCAACTTATGGACCGCGCTAAAGAAGCCGGTTTCAGCAAGATCAACCTTGCTAAGCTGGGAGGTTAA
- a CDS encoding HD domain-containing phosphohydrolase produces MTELDERQVVESQRILELLFAYMPKIAAERKMDGLLILMADLGRSIVAADRCSLWLVDNDRGELWTKVAHGVSELRIPHDAGFVGYSVKTGEPLLIKDAYQDPRFDRRSDEKTHYRTTSVMTVPLMNSAGNVMGVFQAINKQGTNEQGEAAVFSIQDLERLSLTAVYSAKTVESAMLNMELEATQREIIHILGEVSEYRSQETGDHIQRVAEISYMLAKFLGLPEVEVERIRLAAPMHDLGKVGIPDAILNKPGRFTDDEYAIMKTHSEIGYNMLHNSKRQLLRFAAEISRSHHERWDGRGYPRGIAGEEIPLAGRICSVADVLDALSSPRCYKQPWPEEKVKEEFLKQRGAQFQPELVDVLMEHWDEIYSLYRRNSD; encoded by the coding sequence ATGACGGAACTGGACGAAAGACAGGTTGTAGAATCCCAAAGGATACTGGAGCTGTTGTTCGCTTACATGCCGAAGATTGCGGCAGAGCGAAAGATGGACGGCTTGCTTATTCTGATGGCTGATTTGGGACGCTCCATTGTGGCGGCGGACCGCTGCTCCCTGTGGCTTGTCGATAACGATCGTGGCGAATTATGGACCAAGGTCGCACATGGCGTGAGCGAACTTCGCATTCCGCATGACGCTGGCTTTGTGGGCTATTCTGTCAAGACGGGCGAACCGCTCTTGATCAAGGATGCCTACCAAGACCCGAGGTTCGACCGTCGATCTGACGAAAAGACGCATTATCGAACAACGTCTGTAATGACCGTTCCGCTCATGAATTCGGCCGGCAACGTGATGGGTGTGTTCCAGGCGATCAACAAGCAGGGAACCAACGAACAGGGCGAAGCCGCCGTATTCTCGATACAGGACTTGGAACGCCTGAGCCTTACGGCTGTCTATTCTGCAAAGACGGTCGAATCCGCCATGTTGAACATGGAACTGGAAGCGACCCAGCGCGAAATCATCCACATTCTGGGTGAAGTTTCGGAATACCGCAGCCAGGAAACGGGCGACCACATCCAACGTGTCGCCGAGATTTCTTACATGCTGGCGAAGTTCCTGGGACTCCCGGAAGTCGAAGTGGAACGAATCCGCCTGGCCGCTCCGATGCACGATTTGGGCAAGGTCGGCATTCCCGATGCCATTTTGAACAAGCCCGGCCGCTTTACGGACGACGAATACGCCATTATGAAGACGCATTCCGAAATCGGCTACAACATGCTCCACAATTCCAAGCGCCAGTTGCTTCGCTTTGCTGCTGAGATTTCCCGTTCCCATCACGAACGCTGGGATGGCCGCGGCTACCCGAGAGGGATCGCCGGCGAAGAAATCCCCCTGGCAGGCCGCATTTGTTCCGTTGCCGACGTTCTGGATGCCCTTTCTAGCCCGCGTTGCTACAAGCAGCCCTGGCCCGAAGAAAAGGTCAAGGAAGAATTCCTGAAACAGCGTGGCGCCCAGTTCCAGCCGGAACTCGTGGACGTGCTGATGGAACACTGGGACGAGATTTACAGCCTTTATCGCCGCAATTCCGATTAA
- the mreC gene encoding rod shape-determining protein MreC, with the protein MLRAIRFIVDLFTQRHGIVAFVFFLALGLLMRQAPNTIRESIVSSAVSTLYFPAQRIVSAVGHYKAVALENEQLKEENARLRQETYHAREGLQELARLHTLVRFDDKWDFPIVTARVIGHNPGRFLTTMVINRGTEHGVKENMPVFSMNGLVGKISKASMSHSRVQLLVDPNLKLSVMDRRTRVVGFLESMDGVRLTALVPTHAGVHAGDTLVTSGLGGIFPKGIPVGTVKEVRKSDLDVMRQMEVNPFQDFSILEEVFVMEKEPDWIIQELLDE; encoded by the coding sequence ATGCTTAGGGCGATTCGCTTTATTGTCGACTTGTTTACGCAAAGGCACGGTATCGTTGCCTTTGTCTTTTTCTTGGCTCTCGGCCTTTTGATGAGGCAGGCGCCGAACACGATTCGCGAGAGCATTGTCTCGTCGGCGGTGTCGACGCTGTATTTCCCGGCGCAGCGCATTGTGTCTGCAGTGGGGCATTACAAGGCTGTAGCGCTCGAAAACGAACAACTGAAAGAAGAAAACGCACGCTTGAGGCAAGAAACCTACCATGCCCGCGAAGGCTTGCAGGAACTCGCCCGACTGCACACGCTAGTCCGATTTGACGATAAATGGGATTTCCCGATTGTGACTGCCCGCGTGATAGGCCACAATCCCGGAAGGTTCCTTACGACGATGGTAATCAACCGCGGTACGGAACATGGCGTGAAAGAAAACATGCCTGTGTTTTCGATGAACGGCTTGGTCGGAAAAATTTCGAAAGCGAGCATGAGCCATTCGCGCGTGCAGCTGCTTGTAGACCCGAATCTTAAGTTGTCTGTAATGGATCGCCGCACTCGCGTGGTGGGCTTTTTGGAATCGATGGATGGCGTTCGCTTGACGGCGCTTGTTCCGACCCATGCGGGTGTGCACGCGGGCGATACGCTTGTGACTTCTGGCTTGGGCGGCATTTTCCCGAAGGGCATTCCCGTGGGTACCGTAAAAGAAGTCCGCAAGTCCGATCTCGATGTGATGCGCCAGATGGAAGTGAATCCGTTCCAGGATTTCTCGATTCTTGAAGAAGTGTTTGTGATGGAAAAGGAACCGGATTGGATAATCCAGGAGCTGCTCGATGAATAA
- a CDS encoding rod shape-determining protein, producing the protein MFGLFSCDIGIDLGTANTLVHVAGQGIVINEPTVIAVDSKNNRVSAIGFEAKKMLGRTPGESRAVRPMRDGVIADFELVENLLQTFIKRVQKYPLWMVKPRVVVGVPSGITEVEKRAVIDAAKQAGAKEVHLVHEPMAAAIGMGIPVEDPVGNMIVDIGGGTSDIAVIALNGTVCNASVRVGGDEMDEAIVRYLRTMYNLCVGDSTAEQIKIQIGSASPLEEELTMEVKGHDFLAGMPRTTTINSAEIREALNEPVTAIIEAVKQALSITPPELSADIYDKGIIMTGGGSQLRGFDERIRKETGLSVNVIDEALTCVCKGAARILEDLDKYRPVLIASSN; encoded by the coding sequence TTGTTCGGCCTCTTTTCTTGCGATATCGGTATTGACCTCGGCACAGCGAATACGTTGGTCCATGTGGCAGGTCAGGGAATTGTCATTAATGAACCTACGGTTATTGCGGTGGACAGCAAAAATAACCGTGTTTCTGCCATCGGTTTCGAAGCGAAAAAGATGCTTGGCCGTACGCCTGGCGAAAGCCGTGCCGTGCGCCCGATGCGTGATGGCGTGATTGCCGATTTCGAACTGGTTGAAAACCTTTTGCAGACATTCATCAAGCGCGTGCAGAAGTACCCGCTGTGGATGGTGAAACCCCGCGTGGTGGTCGGTGTCCCGTCCGGAATTACCGAAGTGGAAAAGCGCGCCGTGATCGATGCTGCCAAGCAGGCCGGTGCCAAGGAAGTCCACCTGGTGCACGAACCCATGGCTGCCGCTATCGGTATGGGTATCCCTGTGGAAGACCCTGTGGGTAACATGATCGTGGATATTGGCGGTGGTACCTCCGATATCGCCGTGATCGCCTTGAACGGCACTGTCTGTAACGCCTCTGTGCGCGTGGGCGGTGACGAAATGGACGAAGCGATTGTCCGTTACTTGCGCACCATGTACAACCTTTGCGTGGGCGATAGCACTGCAGAACAGATCAAGATCCAGATTGGCTCTGCCAGCCCGCTTGAAGAAGAATTGACCATGGAAGTGAAGGGCCATGATTTCTTGGCCGGTATGCCGCGTACCACGACCATTAACAGCGCCGAAATCCGCGAAGCCTTGAACGAACCTGTGACGGCCATTATCGAAGCCGTGAAGCAGGCCTTGAGCATTACGCCGCCGGAACTCTCTGCCGATATTTACGACAAGGGTATCATCATGACGGGTGGCGGTTCTCAGCTGCGTGGCTTCGATGAACGTATCCGCAAGGAAACGGGTCTTTCGGTGAACGTGATTGATGAAGCTCTGACCTGCGTCTGCAAGGGTGCTGCTCGCATTCTCGAAGACTTGGATAAATATCGCCCGGTTTTGATTGCATCTTCGAACTAA